The following proteins come from a genomic window of Lachnoclostridium phytofermentans ISDg:
- a CDS encoding ATP-binding protein, with amino-acid sequence MSKIPYDLVLKHCAEGVFIFDQTGQIFYANDAAMQETGYMDKLVDTNILDIFPKALKVHMDNMIINRFEVEEVKETMEYSIIETFAYRKNQTCYPVRMKLLWGEKEKDNFSVCITRNMTELNAVMKREKNVKEELKEATGVKNEFLANITHELRTPVNGMKGLADVLLGTELTQNQRENVNIIRRCCDNMTNIINGILDFSKITAGKMQLENKVIDISNFLKNTLSYHIPKLNEKGLKLQVNIGDNVPKKILGDELRLEQILSNLISNAIKFTSVGQLVIEVINTDQKEDEVELFFMVIDSGIGISKEDMDKLFQSFSQVDGSITRRYGGTGLGLAISKSLVELMGGTIHVSSEIGRGSTFSFSIRFKVVKEDYDIETEPKLDGNNGFTMENTTWNVISGDRQNVRAPRLSEPYVLDKVAIAEHLEKLIICVELETWEKAENFASIIKRMIPESEQEGRKNAFRLELAVRKEDYEGTQKQIKKLQDYLQS; translated from the coding sequence ATGAGCAAAATTCCTTATGATTTAGTTCTGAAACATTGTGCTGAGGGGGTTTTTATTTTTGATCAAACGGGGCAGATTTTTTATGCAAATGATGCTGCCATGCAAGAAACCGGATATATGGACAAGTTAGTTGATACAAACATCTTGGACATATTTCCAAAAGCGTTAAAAGTACATATGGATAATATGATTATTAATCGTTTTGAAGTAGAAGAGGTAAAAGAAACGATGGAATATTCAATAATTGAGACATTTGCATATCGAAAGAATCAGACCTGTTACCCTGTAAGGATGAAATTATTATGGGGAGAGAAGGAAAAGGATAATTTTTCTGTTTGCATTACTCGAAATATGACAGAGCTGAATGCTGTTATGAAAAGAGAAAAGAATGTCAAAGAAGAACTAAAGGAAGCGACTGGAGTAAAAAATGAATTTCTGGCAAACATCACGCATGAGCTAAGAACGCCGGTTAACGGAATGAAAGGATTAGCAGATGTTTTACTAGGTACGGAATTAACACAAAATCAGAGAGAAAATGTAAATATTATCAGACGTTGCTGTGATAACATGACCAATATAATTAATGGAATTTTAGATTTTTCGAAAATTACCGCGGGGAAGATGCAACTTGAAAATAAGGTAATTGATATTTCAAATTTTCTTAAGAATACGCTTTCTTATCATATACCGAAATTAAATGAAAAAGGGTTAAAGCTACAAGTAAATATCGGAGATAACGTTCCTAAAAAAATACTAGGGGATGAACTACGTTTAGAGCAGATTCTTAGTAATCTGATATCAAATGCAATAAAATTTACTTCAGTGGGACAATTAGTGATTGAGGTAATCAATACAGATCAAAAAGAGGATGAAGTAGAACTGTTTTTTATGGTCATTGATAGTGGGATTGGAATATCGAAAGAAGATATGGATAAGCTTTTTCAAAGTTTTTCTCAAGTAGATGGCTCCATTACTAGAAGATATGGCGGGACAGGACTCGGACTTGCTATTAGTAAAAGTTTAGTAGAGTTAATGGGAGGCACGATTCATGTCAGTAGCGAGATAGGTAGAGGAAGTACATTTTCCTTCTCCATTCGATTTAAAGTAGTGAAAGAGGATTACGATATAGAGACAGAACCAAAACTTGATGGAAATAATGGGTTCACCATGGAAAACACTACTTGGAATGTTATATCCGGAGATAGGCAGAATGTGAGAGCTCCGAGATTGTCAGAACCATATGTACTTGATAAGGTGGCCATTGCAGAGCATCTAGAAAAACTTATTATCTGCGTAGAGTTAGAAACTTGGGAAAAGGCAGAAAATTTTGCAAGTATTATTAAAAGAATGATACCCGAGTCTGAGCAGGAAGGTAGGAAGAATGCTTTTCGTCTAGAGCTTGCGGTAAGAAAAGAAGATTATGAAGGAACTCAAAAGCAGATAAAAAAATTGCAGGATTATTTACAATCGTAA
- a CDS encoding HD domain-containing phosphohydrolase: MDGLEIGEQIIQEANILIVDDVIANLIVLTEMIRKSGYVARPVTSVKQATQAIEATLPQLILLDISMPDMDGFEWCERLKKDAKTRDIPIIFISALNSTEDKIRGFNLGAVDFISKPFEHEEVSLRISTHLKIHRMQQELEMYNQKLQKLVKEQMEKIETEEKNLIYAMARMCEARDKGRENHIENIGKNCRLLAMSLHFSGLYEEEITQDYIDTIELASALHDIGKIFIPDNILQKRGKLTIDEDRVLKSHAELGAKNLSEAYAQSEYNDFLKMAIDIAKYHHEKYDGSGYPMGLRGKEIPLSARIVAVVNKYDNLLRDSADEGEEAHKEALQRMKLEANRSLDPDIIEVFLKIQRQLKR, from the coding sequence GTGGATGGTTTGGAAATAGGAGAACAGATAATACAGGAAGCAAATATTCTTATAGTGGATGATGTGATCGCAAATCTAATTGTGTTGACAGAGATGATACGAAAATCTGGATATGTAGCGCGTCCAGTTACCAGTGTAAAGCAAGCAACACAAGCAATTGAGGCAACACTGCCGCAACTTATTTTGTTAGATATCTCTATGCCTGATATGGATGGATTTGAGTGGTGCGAGAGATTGAAAAAAGATGCAAAAACGAGAGATATTCCGATAATCTTTATTTCAGCACTAAATTCTACTGAAGATAAAATTCGAGGATTTAACCTTGGTGCGGTTGATTTTATTAGTAAACCTTTTGAACACGAAGAAGTATCGCTAAGAATTAGTACTCATCTTAAAATACATCGAATGCAGCAAGAACTTGAGATGTATAATCAAAAGCTTCAAAAACTTGTCAAAGAACAGATGGAAAAGATAGAAACGGAAGAGAAAAATCTGATCTATGCAATGGCTAGAATGTGTGAAGCAAGAGATAAGGGAAGAGAAAATCATATTGAAAATATAGGAAAGAATTGTAGGCTTCTTGCAATGAGTTTGCATTTTTCGGGTTTGTACGAAGAGGAGATCACACAAGATTATATTGATACGATTGAGCTTGCTTCCGCATTACATGATATCGGTAAAATATTCATACCTGATAATATTTTACAAAAAAGAGGGAAACTTACTATAGATGAGGATAGAGTGCTGAAATCACATGCGGAACTTGGAGCTAAGAACTTAAGTGAAGCTTATGCACAAAGTGAATATAATGACTTCTTAAAGATGGCTATTGACATAGCAAAGTATCATCATGAGAAGTATGATGGATCAGGATATCCAATGGGATTAAGAGGGAAAGAGATACCTTTATCTGCCCGTATTGTTGCCGTAGTAAATAAGTATGATAATTTATTAAGAGATTCAGCGGATGAAGGAGAGGAAGCGCATAAAGAGGCACTACAGCGTATGAAGCTTGAGGCGAACCGTAGCTTAGATCCTGACATTATTGAAGTATTTTTAAAGATACAACGCCAGCTAAAAAGATAA
- a CDS encoding putative glycoside hydrolase: MRKKDRYLDFDAKRRKLKFTRRRIKGFQNRGVLALLILVIALGLGTCVFFFLKAKMDRIGKKELSENQLIKQQLEELSGRTASGPYGMWIAKPIGEKLLEPVEDQEVWMTNFKDTRKAVKAKGIYITASRANNNIDDLLKLVDDTELNAMVIDIKDDEGRITYQMQYQPAIDINATRGYISDINGLISKLKEHDVYLIARVVAFKDPVLADKRPELALKLKDGSTFRDKDKLAWVNPYKKEVWDYLVGVASQCASLGFDEVNFDYIRFSTDSGMANVDFGVEATTKTKIETITEFVKYACEQLRPLGIFVSADVYGAIISSSVDAKIVGQSYLEMSKYLDYICPMIYPSHYGEGYYGIKYPDTEPYNLILAALDASRKALNQIPEGEHKALVRPWLQDFTAPWIKHYIRYGSKEVREQIEAVYDSDYSEWLLWNGNMNYTKEALYTEEEAAIQYANRPTPTPLPMPSSIPLPTRVPNSGKYYDSPWKSGN; the protein is encoded by the coding sequence ATGAGAAAGAAAGATCGTTATCTTGATTTTGATGCAAAACGTAGGAAACTAAAATTTACTCGAAGAAGAATAAAAGGTTTTCAAAATCGAGGGGTGTTAGCACTACTCATTTTGGTAATTGCTTTAGGGCTTGGTACATGTGTTTTCTTTTTTTTAAAAGCTAAGATGGATAGGATTGGGAAAAAAGAACTTTCTGAAAATCAATTAATTAAACAACAGCTTGAGGAATTATCGGGTCGTACGGCATCTGGACCTTATGGAATGTGGATTGCTAAGCCAATAGGGGAAAAGCTATTAGAGCCTGTGGAAGATCAGGAAGTTTGGATGACGAATTTTAAAGATACTCGTAAAGCAGTTAAAGCAAAGGGAATATACATCACTGCATCCAGAGCGAATAATAATATCGATGATTTATTAAAATTAGTAGATGATACAGAACTTAACGCGATGGTAATTGATATCAAAGATGACGAAGGGAGAATCACTTACCAGATGCAATATCAACCAGCCATCGATATTAATGCAACAAGAGGTTATATTAGTGATATTAATGGGCTAATAAGTAAGTTAAAAGAACACGATGTTTATCTTATTGCCCGTGTTGTAGCATTTAAAGATCCTGTACTAGCTGATAAAAGGCCAGAACTTGCACTTAAGTTAAAGGATGGTTCTACCTTTCGTGATAAGGATAAGTTAGCGTGGGTAAATCCTTATAAAAAAGAAGTATGGGATTACTTAGTAGGAGTTGCATCGCAATGTGCTTCGCTTGGTTTTGATGAGGTTAACTTTGATTACATTCGTTTTTCCACAGATAGTGGTATGGCAAATGTTGATTTTGGGGTGGAAGCTACCACCAAAACAAAAATTGAAACTATAACAGAGTTTGTAAAATATGCTTGTGAACAATTACGACCATTAGGTATCTTTGTATCAGCGGATGTTTATGGAGCGATTATCAGTAGCTCTGTAGATGCGAAAATCGTTGGGCAAAGTTATTTAGAGATGTCTAAATATTTAGATTATATATGTCCTATGATTTACCCTTCCCATTATGGTGAAGGTTATTATGGAATTAAATATCCTGATACAGAGCCTTATAATCTTATACTGGCGGCGCTAGACGCTTCCAGAAAGGCATTAAATCAAATACCAGAGGGAGAACACAAGGCGTTGGTTCGGCCTTGGCTTCAGGATTTTACCGCCCCTTGGATTAAACATTATATTCGATATGGTTCCAAGGAAGTCAGAGAACAGATTGAAGCTGTCTATGATTCTGATTACTCAGAGTGGCTTTTATGGAACGGTAATATGAATTATACCAAGGAAGCGTTATATACGGAGGAAGAAGCAGCGATTCAATATGCCAATCGGCCAACGCCAACCCCTCTTCCAATGCCTTCGTCAATTCCACTTCCAACTAGAGTTCCAAACTCTGGTAAGTATTATGATTCACCATGGAAATCAGGAAATTAA
- a CDS encoding RNA polymerase sigma factor → MTDEEILSLINKKNQLGLSLLAEKYEKLLVYIAAGILGNHVRDIEECVNDTYFKFWKNAEKYDYTKASLPTYLKVIVRNTAINRLRDVRRHEDRTHSEDVAELASVLPDVSVNIENQMLRKENVKRLNKMIASLPEKDRELMIRKYYYVQSSKVIAHAMSMSVTAVDSRLSRLRTKMKNEYQLT, encoded by the coding sequence TTGACCGATGAAGAAATTCTTTCTCTGATTAATAAGAAAAATCAACTGGGACTCTCCTTGTTAGCAGAGAAGTATGAAAAACTGCTAGTATATATCGCTGCTGGTATCCTTGGAAACCATGTTAGGGATATAGAGGAATGTGTTAACGATACGTATTTTAAGTTCTGGAAGAATGCAGAGAAATATGATTATACGAAAGCCTCGTTGCCTACCTATCTTAAGGTGATTGTCAGAAACACCGCGATCAATCGTTTGCGTGATGTGAGGAGGCACGAAGACCGGACACATTCCGAAGATGTAGCAGAGCTTGCATCGGTTCTTCCCGATGTAAGTGTGAACATTGAAAATCAAATGTTACGAAAAGAAAATGTAAAGAGGCTAAATAAAATGATTGCAAGTCTCCCAGAGAAAGATCGGGAATTAATGATAAGAAAATATTATTATGTGCAATCCTCCAAGGTAATAGCACATGCTATGAGCATGTCTGTTACAGCAGTGGATAGTAGGTTATCACGTTTACGAACAAAAATGAAAAATGAATATCAGTTAACTTAA
- the fabD gene encoding ACP S-malonyltransferase, with protein MKQVAFLFPGQGAQYTGMGKDFYDTYKESKEVFELASDILSLDMTKLIFEEDERLHITEYTQVAMVTTMTAMLMAVKEKNITPAVCAGLSLGEYVALYQSKVLSLKDVIYLVRKRGIYMQEAVPVSVGTMAAVLGLNNELVEEICANTEGIVTVANYNCPGQIVISGEKHSVEAAKISLEKAGAKRVLPLNVSGPFHSPMLLPAGEKLRKELEVITINDPVIPYVANTTAEYITSKEPIVDSLAAQVSSSVRWQQSVEKMIANGITTFVEIGPGKTLSSFVKKIDRTMQVINIEKIEDLDKLDAL; from the coding sequence ATGAAACAAGTGGCATTTCTCTTCCCAGGCCAGGGGGCTCAATATACTGGAATGGGAAAAGACTTTTATGATACCTATAAAGAATCCAAAGAGGTATTTGAATTAGCAAGTGATATTTTATCACTCGATATGACGAAACTTATTTTTGAAGAGGATGAAAGACTTCATATAACAGAATATACGCAAGTAGCAATGGTTACCACAATGACAGCAATGCTAATGGCTGTGAAGGAGAAGAACATAACTCCAGCTGTTTGTGCCGGACTTAGTTTAGGAGAGTATGTAGCTCTATATCAAAGTAAGGTTCTAAGCTTAAAAGATGTGATTTATCTTGTAAGAAAAAGAGGAATCTATATGCAAGAAGCAGTACCAGTGTCTGTAGGTACGATGGCAGCAGTGTTAGGGCTTAACAATGAATTGGTGGAAGAAATTTGTGCCAATACGGAAGGAATCGTAACCGTAGCAAATTATAACTGTCCAGGGCAAATTGTAATCTCAGGTGAAAAGCATTCGGTTGAAGCAGCAAAGATTAGCCTTGAAAAAGCAGGAGCGAAAAGGGTTTTACCGCTTAATGTAAGTGGACCATTCCATTCACCGATGCTTCTTCCAGCTGGTGAAAAGCTTCGAAAAGAGTTAGAAGTGATTACAATAAATGATCCAGTAATTCCTTACGTTGCGAATACTACGGCTGAGTATATCACAAGCAAAGAGCCTATCGTAGATAGTTTGGCAGCTCAAGTTTCTTCTTCCGTACGATGGCAACAGAGTGTGGAAAAAATGATTGCAAATGGTATTACAACTTTTGTTGAGATTGGTCCAGGAAAAACCTTATCTTCATTTGTAAAAAAGATCGATCGTACCATGCAAGTAATTAACATAGAAAAGATAGAAGATTTAGATAAGCTAGACGCTTTATAA
- the fabG gene encoding 3-oxoacyl-[acyl-carrier-protein] reductase: MLENKVAVVTGASRGIGRQVALTLASYGATVVVNYCGSKERAEEVVQKIISEGGKAIAYQADVSDAKATEAMFADILAEFKQVDILVNNAGITRDNLIMKMSEEEFDVVIDTNLKGCFHCIKQVTRPMLKQRSGRIINISSVVGVIGNIGQINYCASKAGVIGMTKSAARELGSRGITVNAVAPGFIQTEMTDVLPENAKEMVLTQIPLKKFGEVTHIAETVAFLASDKAAYITGQVIQVDGGMGM; the protein is encoded by the coding sequence ATGTTAGAGAATAAAGTTGCAGTGGTGACAGGCGCGAGCCGTGGAATTGGACGCCAGGTCGCATTGACACTTGCTAGTTATGGAGCAACAGTAGTAGTTAATTATTGTGGTTCAAAGGAACGTGCTGAAGAAGTAGTACAAAAGATTATAAGCGAAGGTGGGAAAGCTATTGCTTATCAGGCAGATGTTTCGGATGCAAAAGCTACAGAAGCTATGTTTGCTGATATCTTAGCAGAATTTAAACAAGTTGATATCTTAGTAAATAACGCTGGTATTACAAGAGATAACCTTATTATGAAGATGTCGGAAGAAGAATTTGATGTGGTTATTGATACGAACTTAAAAGGTTGTTTTCACTGTATTAAGCAAGTGACTCGTCCAATGCTTAAGCAAAGAAGCGGAAGAATTATCAATATCTCATCGGTCGTTGGTGTGATTGGGAATATAGGTCAGATAAATTATTGTGCATCCAAAGCTGGTGTGATAGGAATGACAAAGTCAGCTGCCAGAGAATTAGGTTCTCGTGGGATTACCGTGAATGCGGTAGCACCAGGATTTATACAGACGGAAATGACTGATGTTTTACCAGAGAATGCAAAAGAGATGGTACTTACACAAATACCGCTAAAGAAGTTTGGTGAGGTTACTCATATAGCAGAAACAGTAGCATTTTTGGCATCGGATAAAGCAGCTTATATTACGGGGCAAGTAATACAAGTAGATGGTGGAATGGGAATGTAA
- the fabF gene encoding beta-ketoacyl-ACP synthase II, with protein sequence MKRVVVTGMGVITPIGKNVEDFWSNIKSGTTGFGPITYFDTTDYRAKLAAEVKDFNAADYMDGKSARRMEKFCQYAVAATKEAIESSGLDLTKEDRTRIGVSVGSGIGDLVIIEKEYEKVLNNGPKRTNPLFVPLMISNMAAGNVSINFGLKGKCINVVTACATGTHSIGEAYRAIQCGDADVMVCGGTEAAISKLGIAGFGALTALSSSEDPKRASIPFDKERNGFIMGEGAGVVVIESLEHAKARGANILAEVAGYGATADAFHITSPAEDGEGAMRAMLLAVKEAGLKPEDVDYINAHGTSTHHNDLFETKSIKAAFGEHAYHLNVNSTKSMTGHLLGAAGAVEFIVCVKSVQEDFIHATVGYSVPDEELDLDYTKEARTDKKVNVAISNSLGFGGHNGTLLVKKYVE encoded by the coding sequence ATGAAACGAGTAGTAGTAACAGGTATGGGAGTAATTACTCCAATCGGAAAGAATGTGGAAGATTTTTGGAGTAATATTAAAAGTGGAACAACAGGTTTTGGGCCGATTACCTATTTTGATACAACCGATTATCGTGCAAAGCTTGCAGCAGAGGTAAAAGATTTTAATGCAGCCGACTATATGGATGGGAAGTCAGCAAGACGTATGGAAAAATTCTGTCAATATGCAGTAGCTGCGACAAAGGAAGCGATCGAATCCAGTGGTCTTGATTTAACGAAAGAAGATAGAACAAGAATTGGTGTGTCTGTTGGTTCTGGTATTGGTGACTTAGTGATTATCGAAAAGGAATACGAAAAAGTTTTAAATAACGGTCCTAAGAGAACCAACCCATTATTTGTTCCGCTGATGATAAGCAATATGGCAGCTGGTAATGTATCAATTAATTTCGGACTAAAGGGAAAATGTATTAACGTAGTAACTGCATGTGCGACAGGAACACATTCGATTGGAGAAGCGTACCGTGCAATTCAATGTGGTGATGCAGATGTTATGGTTTGTGGTGGCACGGAAGCAGCGATTTCAAAGCTTGGTATTGCAGGATTTGGAGCACTTACTGCATTAAGTTCATCGGAAGATCCAAAGAGAGCCTCCATTCCTTTTGATAAAGAACGTAACGGCTTTATTATGGGAGAGGGTGCTGGTGTTGTTGTGATTGAGTCCTTAGAACATGCCAAAGCAAGAGGAGCGAATATCTTAGCAGAAGTAGCTGGATATGGAGCAACAGCAGATGCTTTTCATATTACCTCACCTGCTGAAGATGGAGAAGGTGCGATGAGAGCAATGCTCCTTGCAGTGAAAGAAGCAGGCTTAAAACCAGAAGATGTTGATTACATCAATGCACACGGAACAAGTACTCATCACAATGATTTATTTGAGACAAAATCGATTAAAGCTGCATTTGGAGAGCATGCATATCATCTTAATGTGAATTCTACAAAGTCAATGACAGGTCATCTGTTAGGTGCTGCTGGCGCTGTTGAATTTATTGTATGTGTGAAATCTGTACAGGAAGATTTTATTCATGCGACAGTTGGTTATAGCGTACCAGATGAAGAACTTGATTTGGATTATACAAAGGAAGCTAGAACGGACAAAAAGGTAAATGTAGCAATTAGTAATTCTCTAGGATTTGGTGGACACAATGGAACTCTTCTAGTAAAAAAATATGTAGAGTAA
- a CDS encoding acetyl-CoA carboxylase biotin carboxyl carrier protein, which translates to MEIKDIIDLIEAVSSSKLTSFTYIEGETKLSFELNHELLITDASKVVAATAISEQDCILKDTVPCNIITSPMVGTFYCAKGEGEEPFIQVGDKVIKGQVVGIVEAMKLMNEIESPYDGFVEEVLVKNQEMVGFDQKLVRIRPL; encoded by the coding sequence ATGGAAATTAAAGATATTATTGATTTGATTGAGGCAGTATCTTCTTCGAAGTTAACTTCTTTTACTTATATAGAGGGAGAGACAAAGCTCTCTTTTGAATTAAATCATGAATTACTGATAACGGATGCTTCTAAGGTAGTAGCAGCTACTGCAATTAGCGAACAAGATTGTATTTTAAAAGATACAGTTCCATGTAATATTATTACTTCTCCGATGGTAGGAACATTTTACTGTGCTAAGGGAGAAGGGGAAGAACCTTTCATTCAAGTTGGAGATAAGGTCATAAAAGGGCAAGTTGTTGGTATTGTCGAGGCTATGAAGCTTATGAATGAAATTGAGTCTCCATATGATGGTTTTGTAGAAGAAGTTTTAGTGAAAAATCAAGAAATGGTTGGATTTGATCAAAAACTAGTTCGTATCCGTCCATTATAG
- the fabZ gene encoding 3-hydroxyacyl-ACP dehydratase FabZ: MVLNCNEIMDIIPHRSPFLLVDRILELVPGIRAIGRKCVTFNEPFFTGHYPGNPVMPGVLIIEALAQVGSVVMLSLEENKGKVPFFGGIDKAKFRNMVTPGDVLTLEVSLLKQKGPVGVATAKAYDDEKVFAEAELTFVIR; this comes from the coding sequence ATGGTATTAAATTGTAATGAAATTATGGATATAATTCCGCACCGTAGTCCATTTTTATTAGTAGACAGAATCTTAGAATTAGTTCCAGGAATTCGTGCTATCGGAAGAAAGTGTGTAACTTTTAATGAGCCTTTTTTTACTGGACATTATCCAGGTAATCCAGTGATGCCAGGAGTCTTAATTATAGAAGCATTAGCACAGGTAGGTTCCGTGGTTATGCTATCTTTGGAAGAAAATAAAGGTAAAGTTCCCTTCTTTGGGGGAATTGATAAAGCGAAATTTCGTAACATGGTAACACCTGGTGATGTGTTAACATTAGAGGTTTCTTTACTAAAGCAAAAAGGACCAGTCGGTGTAGCTACCGCAAAAGCATACGATGACGAAAAGGTTTTTGCAGAGGCAGAATTAACGTTTGTAATACGTTAA
- a CDS encoding acetyl-CoA carboxylase biotin carboxylase subunit produces MFKKILVANRGEIAVRIIRACREMGIQTVAIYSTADEQALHAQLADEAVCIGPAYAKDSYLKMERILSATLASGAEAIHPGFGFLSENSKFAQLCEKCNIAFIGPNKDVIDRMGDKACARNTMMEAKVPVVPGTKEPLHELKRAKALANEIGYPIMIKASAGGGGRGMRIVHSEEEFDNLFETARQEAKNAFGDDTMYLERYISGARHIEFQILADQFGNVVHLGERDCSVQRRHQKMIEEAPSAALNESLRKEMGEVAVMAAKAANYTNAGTIEFLLDDKGRYYFIEMNTRIQVEHGITELVTGIDLIKEQIKIAAGEPLSFKQEDVRIAGHAIECRINAECPERGFLPSPGTVTEFHMPGGFGVRIDTMLYEGYTIPRYYDSLIAKVMVHDKTREEAIAKMQGVLGELIIDGIETNTDFLYQLIQNKQFQTGNITTNFIEQFLGKE; encoded by the coding sequence ATGTTTAAGAAGATTTTAGTAGCCAATCGTGGCGAAATAGCAGTACGAATTATCCGCGCCTGTAGAGAGATGGGTATTCAGACTGTTGCAATATATTCTACGGCAGATGAGCAAGCATTACATGCCCAATTAGCCGATGAAGCTGTATGCATAGGTCCAGCATATGCGAAAGATAGTTATTTAAAGATGGAGAGAATCTTAAGTGCAACACTAGCATCTGGAGCGGAGGCAATTCATCCGGGATTCGGATTTTTATCGGAAAATAGTAAGTTTGCACAACTTTGTGAAAAATGTAATATTGCATTTATCGGACCCAATAAGGATGTAATTGATCGTATGGGAGATAAGGCATGTGCAAGAAACACCATGATGGAAGCAAAGGTTCCAGTAGTACCTGGAACCAAAGAGCCACTTCACGAGCTTAAGAGAGCGAAAGCTCTTGCAAATGAAATCGGATATCCGATTATGATCAAAGCAAGCGCCGGTGGTGGTGGTCGTGGCATGCGTATCGTACACTCAGAAGAGGAATTTGATAATCTATTTGAAACTGCAAGGCAAGAGGCGAAAAATGCTTTCGGTGACGATACTATGTATCTGGAGCGTTACATTTCTGGAGCGAGACATATTGAATTTCAGATACTTGCTGATCAGTTCGGCAATGTAGTACATCTTGGTGAACGTGATTGTTCTGTACAAAGAAGACATCAAAAAATGATAGAAGAAGCACCGTCTGCAGCTCTTAATGAATCTCTTCGAAAAGAGATGGGAGAGGTAGCAGTTATGGCAGCAAAAGCGGCGAATTATACGAATGCAGGAACAATTGAGTTTTTGCTAGATGATAAAGGCCGATATTATTTTATTGAGATGAATACTAGAATTCAGGTTGAGCATGGAATTACAGAGCTTGTTACCGGAATTGATTTGATAAAGGAACAAATTAAAATTGCAGCAGGAGAGCCATTAAGCTTTAAACAGGAGGATGTAAGGATTGCGGGGCATGCAATTGAATGCAGAATAAACGCAGAGTGTCCGGAACGAGGGTTCTTACCATCTCCTGGTACTGTGACAGAATTTCATATGCCAGGAGGGTTTGGTGTTCGCATCGATACGATGTTATATGAAGGATATACCATTCCTAGATACTATGACTCCTTGATAGCAAAAGTGATGGTGCATGATAAAACCAGAGAAGAAGCTATCGCTAAGATGCAGGGTGTCCTGGGCGAATTAATTATTGATGGTATTGAAACCAATACAGATTTTCTTTATCAGTTGATACAGAATAAACAATTTCAAACAGGAAATATAACAACCAATTTTATAGAACAATTTCTAGGTAAAGAGTAA
- the rbr gene encoding rubrerythrin — protein MANLKGTKTEANLKAAFAGESEARNKYTYFASKAKKEGYEQIAALFLETAENEKEHAKLWYKLLHNGIGDTTQNLKDAAAGENYEWTDMYAGFAKEAREEGFGHIADLFEGVAKIEKEHEERYLKLLENVEKGLVFSKDGDSIWQCRNCGHVIIGKEAPQLCPVCAHPQAYYQVKAENY, from the coding sequence ATGGCAAATTTAAAGGGAACAAAAACAGAGGCGAACTTAAAGGCAGCATTCGCTGGAGAATCCGAAGCAAGAAACAAATATACTTATTTTGCAAGTAAGGCAAAAAAAGAAGGATATGAGCAAATTGCTGCACTATTCTTAGAGACAGCAGAGAATGAGAAAGAGCATGCGAAGTTGTGGTATAAGTTATTACATAACGGCATTGGTGATACTACACAGAATCTAAAAGATGCTGCAGCAGGTGAGAACTATGAATGGACTGATATGTATGCAGGCTTTGCAAAGGAAGCAAGAGAAGAAGGCTTTGGTCACATTGCAGATTTATTTGAAGGCGTTGCAAAGATTGAGAAGGAACATGAGGAAAGATACCTTAAGCTTCTTGAGAATGTTGAGAAAGGTCTAGTGTTCTCAAAAGATGGAGATTCCATCTGGCAGTGTAGAAATTGTGGGCATGTTATTATTGGTAAGGAAGCTCCACAGCTTTGTCCAGTTTGTGCACATCCACAGGCTTATTATCAGGTAAAAGCTGAGAATTATTAG